Proteins encoded by one window of Rhizobium sullae:
- the ehuB gene encoding ectoine/hydroxyectoine ABC transporter substrate-binding protein EhuB has protein sequence MLKIANISHRTAALAAALVVASMSSASAETLFEKAKASRTAVVGIANEKPYGYLETDGTMKGVIIDVLRAALKPIGIDKVEANVSEFSAMIPGINARRFDIIGAGMAIRPQRCESVAFSSPISRLANVVAVKAGNPHNIHSLEDIAKSGTLKIGSQIGSSQLADLPKAGIPEDRVVSFALDTEAIAGLKAGRVDAIYFPSLQLSDLIKNFGDGVVERAEPFQVAKDDKGEPLYVFQAFGFNKEDSDFVNALNVEIRKLNESGELFKILEPYGFTKEDVPDSNLTATQLCSVS, from the coding sequence ATGCTAAAGATCGCGAATATTTCTCACCGAACAGCGGCGCTAGCTGCCGCTCTTGTTGTGGCCTCGATGTCGAGTGCTAGCGCGGAGACGCTTTTCGAAAAGGCCAAAGCATCTCGCACCGCCGTGGTAGGCATCGCCAACGAAAAACCCTACGGTTACCTCGAAACGGACGGGACGATGAAGGGAGTGATCATCGACGTCCTCCGCGCCGCGCTCAAGCCTATCGGCATCGATAAAGTCGAAGCGAATGTCAGCGAATTCTCCGCAATGATCCCCGGAATCAATGCGCGCCGTTTCGATATTATTGGGGCTGGCATGGCAATCAGGCCCCAGCGTTGTGAATCGGTCGCTTTTAGCAGCCCGATCTCCCGACTGGCCAATGTTGTGGCGGTTAAGGCCGGCAATCCGCATAATATCCACTCGCTTGAAGATATCGCTAAATCCGGCACTCTGAAGATCGGATCGCAGATCGGCTCGTCGCAGCTCGCCGACCTTCCCAAGGCTGGCATCCCTGAGGACCGGGTTGTCTCGTTTGCCCTCGATACAGAAGCAATCGCCGGCCTGAAGGCGGGCCGAGTCGATGCAATCTATTTTCCCTCTTTGCAGCTTTCCGACCTGATCAAAAATTTCGGAGACGGCGTTGTGGAGCGCGCGGAGCCTTTCCAGGTGGCCAAAGATGACAAGGGCGAGCCCCTCTATGTCTTTCAAGCTTTTGGCTTCAACAAGGAAGACAGTGATTTCGTGAACGCACTCAACGTGGAAATAAGAAAGCTCAACGAATCTGGAGAGCTTTTTAAGATTCTCGAGCCTTATGGGTTCACGAAGGAAGACGTTCCGGATTCCAATTTGACAGCAACGCAGCTTTGCTCCGTTTCTTGA
- a CDS encoding aminotransferase class I/II-fold pyridoxal phosphate-dependent enzyme has translation MEELPEGLQFRMESPVGPRMRIDGREVSYFSGTSYHTLHGHPVVIDAAIKALQAFGLGSGTHAAISVYEEAEAAVCAHFRCEKAISVASGYLSMMTLLSALRDDYDIIFADERCHFSVKDALICSQKPVVLFRHRDPGDLSDQMARHLGEGQVPHVVTDGVFSSTGALAPLDRYAHLLKSYSYGMLCVDDSHGVGVLGATGRGTLEHFGVEGENAHSAGTLSKAFGGFGGIIPASKVLAKKIAATGAIAGASFVPIPAAAGAAAGLRLFMKDQTILQALRGNVEQMRKGFRSLGLSVPETPVPIFTIQADVDLRRVNKALRDANIIVKYMKAGGYADAPPVETLRVAVFSSHSHGQIDELVSVLRKHL, from the coding sequence ATGGAAGAACTTCCCGAGGGACTGCAATTCAGGATGGAATCGCCCGTCGGTCCACGTATGCGTATTGATGGTCGAGAGGTCAGTTATTTTAGCGGAACAAGTTACCACACCCTGCACGGCCACCCGGTCGTTATCGACGCCGCCATCAAAGCGTTACAAGCATTCGGTCTTGGCTCTGGCACACACGCTGCGATATCTGTCTACGAAGAAGCAGAAGCAGCGGTTTGTGCGCATTTCCGATGTGAGAAGGCCATCTCCGTAGCCTCCGGATATCTCTCGATGATGACGCTTTTGTCCGCGTTGCGTGATGATTATGATATAATATTTGCTGATGAGCGGTGTCATTTCAGCGTTAAAGACGCGCTCATTTGCTCTCAGAAACCGGTGGTGCTTTTTCGGCACCGAGATCCGGGGGATCTGTCTGACCAAATGGCGCGTCATTTAGGGGAGGGGCAGGTTCCGCACGTAGTGACGGACGGAGTCTTTTCATCTACCGGAGCTCTGGCGCCTCTGGATCGATACGCGCATCTTCTTAAATCCTACTCATATGGCATGCTATGTGTCGACGATTCACACGGCGTCGGTGTTCTTGGTGCCACTGGGAGGGGTACTTTGGAGCATTTCGGCGTCGAAGGCGAGAACGCCCATTCTGCTGGAACTCTAAGTAAGGCTTTTGGTGGTTTTGGAGGCATCATTCCAGCGAGCAAAGTGCTGGCGAAGAAGATTGCCGCAACCGGAGCAATCGCAGGAGCCTCCTTTGTCCCTATCCCCGCCGCAGCGGGTGCTGCAGCTGGACTGCGTCTGTTTATGAAGGATCAAACGATCTTGCAAGCTTTGCGCGGGAACGTGGAGCAAATGCGGAAAGGTTTCAGAAGTCTCGGATTGTCTGTTCCAGAGACACCCGTTCCGATTTTCACTATCCAGGCAGACGTCGATCTAAGACGCGTTAATAAAGCACTTCGAGACGCGAACATAATTGTCAAATATATGAAGGCCGGTGGATATGCCGATGCTCCGCCAGTGGAGACGTTAAGAGTTGCGGTGTTCTCAAGCCACTCGCACGGCCAAATAGATGAACTGGTTTCGGTGCTTCGCAAGCATCTGTAG
- a CDS encoding M14 family metallopeptidase — protein sequence MQLSASKDSCLIGQPGICRGHLTFDNPRLAGYTWPICEIRGIEPGPKLCVSAGVHVNEVAGIEAAVRLQKLFEPSKMKGTVSIIPLINQPALFRYTEYVCPLDDKNINYTFPGKSDGSFSEALSYAIMNEWCADADCYIDMHGGDLRERVSKFTIYQRTSNPQLDETSRQMAECFDAEFVMGLPPELMTKPGRPPTGFAKHNRVALMSEAGSNGLLEEDAIAFHVDGVLNIARKLGILDTSISTFRNARILCDNYLWVKSPVSGEYHAAVEPGQRIEKNQKLGTVRNFFGEHLAEITAPAAGFLLWHMTHPSIPEGSPILAVAVEAKSA from the coding sequence ATGCAGCTCAGTGCTTCGAAAGACAGTTGTTTAATCGGTCAGCCCGGCATATGTCGTGGGCATCTAACCTTTGATAACCCAAGGCTCGCTGGCTACACTTGGCCGATCTGCGAAATCCGGGGTATTGAGCCGGGCCCGAAGCTCTGCGTTTCGGCCGGGGTGCACGTCAATGAGGTGGCTGGGATCGAAGCCGCGGTGCGCCTGCAAAAACTATTTGAGCCTTCCAAAATGAAAGGAACGGTGTCGATTATCCCCTTAATCAACCAACCGGCACTTTTCAGATATACGGAGTACGTTTGCCCGCTTGACGACAAAAACATCAACTATACCTTCCCTGGCAAAAGCGATGGCTCGTTCTCCGAAGCGCTAAGCTACGCGATCATGAACGAGTGGTGTGCTGATGCGGACTGCTATATCGATATGCATGGCGGCGATCTGCGCGAACGCGTTTCGAAATTCACCATCTATCAGCGCACAAGCAACCCACAACTGGACGAGACAAGTCGCCAGATGGCAGAGTGCTTCGATGCCGAATTTGTAATGGGTTTGCCACCCGAGCTAATGACCAAACCCGGCAGACCTCCCACCGGATTTGCGAAACACAATCGCGTCGCCTTAATGTCCGAGGCGGGCTCGAATGGGCTTCTGGAGGAGGATGCCATCGCATTTCACGTTGATGGTGTTCTCAATATAGCGCGTAAGCTGGGTATCCTTGATACGTCAATTTCGACGTTCCGCAATGCGCGTATTCTCTGCGATAATTACCTTTGGGTGAAGTCGCCGGTGAGTGGTGAGTACCACGCTGCAGTAGAGCCTGGCCAACGCATCGAGAAGAACCAAAAGCTTGGGACTGTTCGCAATTTTTTTGGCGAGCATCTGGCGGAAATAACTGCACCTGCAGCAGGTTTTCTTCTCTGGCACATGACACATCCGTCCATTCCTGAGGGATCCCCAATACTTGCAGTAGCTGTGGAAGCGAAAAGCGCTTGA
- a CDS encoding aldehyde dehydrogenase family protein, with protein sequence MNEARLEISHAAAYIRCYAEKANRIYGETISPPIDDRRLLFVKQPVRVVGAIADLPMSTNNAYWLVGLERKGTQASIDQFMKWILAQVV encoded by the coding sequence TTGAACGAAGCGCGGTTGGAGATCTCGCATGCAGCCGCTTACATCAGATGCTATGCCGAAAAAGCAAATCGGATCTACGGCGAAACTATTTCGCCTCCCATCGATGACAGACGCTTGCTCTTTGTCAAGCAGCCAGTCCGAGTCGTCGGCGCGATTGCTGATCTCCCCATGTCAACCAACAACGCGTATTGGCTTGTGGGACTGGAAAGGAAAGGAACTCAAGCGAGTATTGACCAGTTCATGAAATGGATCTTGGCTCAGGTGGTATGA